Proteins encoded within one genomic window of Oryza glaberrima chromosome 12, OglaRS2, whole genome shotgun sequence:
- the LOC127757393 gene encoding protein FAR1-RELATED SEQUENCE 5-like, translating to MGQRRVTEFLIVHNSEYLDSLTVKTALVQGTETESNEDYGMLFRLSQEGGITYTKLIQQVSVSPNAILPSAQGGLPLLQNTCGSFMQLLQAPIESETALYLTSNRFEYDNTFWGFDPHNGYQQNDLQNAQTDTSQMCNSLPQSVVVHPPVASLDMLYDEMQKSSADVDNQAEMCRSTVQLKASSVEVIYNEMQTQTIEADACFDQHFEQATEEDLLSDHAIVTFQQVEEIEQDKSAENPDQNFSEEDINIFLENESVTGVQRGGQEANSAHVPSINKVFADENEAFDFYNGYAYMVGFSRCKASNYHSRKTDIVTRHTFKCNRWRKPSDPKEKDLPEVDEVENCLQTNTTNPLVKKRKQNKVVYTNCKAEMVITLKRGFWYITRLNLEHNHPLSPPEERKFLRSHKHMTDQEKLLIRTLNKINVPTRMIMSVLSYVRGGLSAVPYTKKAVSNYRDCIRRESGKNDMMQCLDFFEKKRSEDPLLYFRFRTDENNVVKSLFWSDGNSRKFYEMFGDIVSFDMTYKTNRYDLPFAPFVGITSHGDNCLFGYAFLQDETSETFQWLFNTFLDCMGGKAPATIITDQDLAMKAAIAIVFPDTIHRNCLFHMLSNARDKTGRTFNSEDEEVYKDFHDIVTKSQTEAEFEYLWKDFIRRKNLYNVRYFQLMWVTRKRWAPIYFKSNWCPLIQTTARSEGTNSRYKANICSSHSVSAFLAQYERIAETIYECFKEQESLTRNTVPDTWSEYQFEKQAAKLYTRKIFWAFQRILQSYIKYDVTVKVHDSIFEVYKSEIHALQDFRKRKYIVVVDTIAEEYECICSRFKKDGILCVHVLKVLIHLNITKLPEKYFIERWKLKDKNQELFVPNTLMPAAVLESNPLLRFNILSHKMIKLASDASKTKEKFVYVMNESDKIENGLKAMSDTAPNDATVHVQDAAATTCGIASVDAQTGIPMGPSGVGIDAESTKGAVAETETTDMVGIASTFVLLDPKCSNSKGRHKSEPRKKRLIDVIRSKGSVTCSGCGSHDHNIRTCPKKKEKSNATEVMKERKSREL from the exons ATGGGCCAGCGAAG GGTGACTGAATTTCTAATAGTGCACAACTCAGAATATCTTGATTCGCTAACTGTTAAAACTGCTCTAGTTCAA GGCACAGAGACAGAATCAAATGAAGACTATGGGATGTTATTCAGGTTATCACAGGAGGGAGGCATCACCTATACAAAATTAATCCAGCAAGTCTCTGTCTCACCTAATGCAATTCTTCCTAGTGCTCAG GGTGGTCTTCCCTTGCTCCAAAACACTTGTGGCAGTTTCATGCAGCTATTGCAAGCTCCTATTGAATCAGAG ACTGCTCTATATTTGACATCCAATAGATTTGAGTATGACAACACCTTTTGGGGTTTCGATCCTCACAATGGTTATCAACAAAATGACCTACAAAATGCACAAACAGACACCTCTCAGATGTGCAACTCTTTGCCACAAAGTGTAGTTGTGCATCCTCCTGTGGCATCACTGGACATGCTATATGATGAAATGCAGAAATCAAGTGCTGATGTTGATAATCAAGCTGAGATGTGCAGGTCAACAGTACAATTGAAAGCATCATCTGTAGAAGTGATTTATAATGAAATGCAGACTCAAACCATTGAGGCTGATGCCTGTTTTGACCAGCACTTTGAGCAAGCAACAGAAGAGGATTTATTGTCTGATCATGCAATAGTTACATTTCAGCAAGTTGAGGAAATAGAACAAGATAAAAGTGCAGAAAATCcagatcaaaattttagtgaggaagatataaatatatttctGGAGAATGAAAGTGTAACAGGTGTTCAGAGAGGTGGTCAGGAAGCTAACAGTGCACATGTGCCGTCAATCAACAAAGTTTTTGCTGATGAGAATGAAGCTTTTGACTTCTACAATGGTTATGCTTATATGGTTGGTTTCTCTAGATGCAAAGCTAGCAATTACCATAGCAGGAAAACCGATATTGTGACAAGGCACACATTCAAATGCAACAGGTGGAGGAAACCAAGTGATCCAAAGGAGAAGGACCTGCCTGAGGTTGATGAAGTTGAAAATTGTCTGCAAACAAACACAACAAATCcattagtaaaaaaaaggaaacagaaCAAAGTGGTTTACACAAATTGCAAAGCTGAGATGGTGATAACATTGAAGAGGGGCTTTTGGTACATTACAAGGCTTAATCTAGAGCACAATCATCCACTATCTCCACCAGAAGAAAGAAAATTCCTAAGGTCTCACAAACATATGACAGATCAGGAGAAACTTTTGATAAGAACTCTGAACAAAATCAATGTGCCCACAAGGATGATTATGTCTGTTTTGTCATATGTTAGGGGTGGCTTGTCTGCAGTTCCTTACACAAAAAAGGCTGTGAGCAATTATAGAGATTGTATTAGAAGAGAAAGTGGGAAAAATGACATGATGCAGTGTTTGGATTTTTTTGAGAAGAAAAGATCAGAGGATCCATTGTTATATTTCAGATTCAGAACTGATGAGAACAATGTTGTGAAGAGTCTGTTTTGGTCCGATGGGAACAGCAGAAAATTTTATGAGATGTTTGGTGACATAGTTAGTTTTGATATGACGTACAAGACCAATAGGTATGATTTGCCCTTTGCTCCATTTGTAGGGATAACTAGTCATGGTGACAATTGCCTATTTGGTTATGCATTCCTACAAGACGAAACAAGTGAGACTTTTCAGTGGTTGTTCAATACGTTCCTTGATTGTATGGGTGGCAAGGCTCCTGCTACTATTATAACTGATCAAGACTTGGCAATGAAAGCTGCTATTGCCATAGTTTTTCCAGACACTATTCATAGGAATTGCCTGTTCCATATGTTATCAAATGCAAGGGACAAAACAGGAAGGACATTCAATTCAGAGGATGAAGAAGTTTACAAGGATTTCCATGATATTGTTACAAAATCCCAGACAGAGGCTGAATTTGAATATTTGTGGAAAGATTTCATAAGAAGAAAGAATCTGTATAATGTTAGGTATTTTCAGCTTATGTGGGTCACTAGAAAGAGATGGGCACCAATTTACTTCAAAAGCAATTGGTGCCCTTTGATTCAGACAACAGCAAGGAGTGAGGGGACAAATTCAAGGTACAAAGCTAACATTTGTTCATCTCATAGTGTTTCTGCATTCCTAGCACAGTATGAAAGGATTGCAGAAACAATTTATGAGTGCTTCAAAGAACAAGAATCGCTGACTAGGAATACTGTTCCAGATACTTGGTCAGAATATCAATTTGAGAAGCAAGCTGCAAAACTGTATACTAGGAAGATATTTTGGGCATTTCAGCGTATCTTGCAAAGCTATATCAAGTATGATGTGACCGTGAAAGTGCACGATTCTATTTTTGAGGTGTACAAATCAGAGATTCATGCACTGCAGGATTTCAGAAAAAGGAAGTATATTGTGGTTGTTGATACTATAGCTGAAGAATATGAATGTATCTGTTCAAGATTTAAGAAGGATGGTATTTTGTGTGTTCATGTGCTCAAAGTACTCATTCACTTGAACATAACAAAACTACCTGAGAAATATTTTATTGAAAGATGGAAGCTAAAAGACAAGAACCAGGAATTATTTGTGCCAAACACATTGATGCCTGCTGCTGTTCTTGAAAGCAACCCTTTACTTAGGTTCAACATCTTGTCACACAAAATGATTAAGTTGGCTTCAGATGcatcaaaaacaaaagaaaagtttgtatatgtgatGAATGAAAGTGACAAGATTGAAAATGGGTTGAAGGCAATGAGTGACACGGCTCCTAATGATGCTACTGTTCATGTTCAGGATGCAGCGGCGACAACTTGTGGTATAGCTTCTGTTGATGCTCAAACTGGTATACCGATGGGTCCTAGTGGTGTTGGTATTGATGCTGAGAGCACAAAGGGTGCGGTTGCTGAAACTGAAACAACAGATATGGTTGGAATtgcttctacttttgttttgctggatccaaaatgctctaataGCAAAGGCAGGCACAAGAGTGAGCCAAGAAAAAAGAGGCTGATAGATGTGATTAGAAGCAAGGGTTCAGTGACATGTAGTGGTTGTGGGTCCCATGACCATAACATTCGGacttgtcccaaaaaaaaagagaagtcaAATGCAACAGAAGTGATGAAGGAGAGGAAATCTAGAGAACTTTAG
- the LOC127758232 gene encoding glucuronoxylan 4-O-methyltransferase 1: MSSPMHVRKAIHFVSMKAKLQSFGGLRLLLVGCLAALLLLFAVRTLSFTTSSATATAAREAAEAGCGKLPAAVAQAMVHYATANVTPQQTAAEIGVSLRVLQRRAPCNFLVFGLGLDSAMWAALNHGGRTVFLEEDASWIASVKAGHPGLESYHVAYDTRVTDADELIALRHEPACTSQPDLAAAAAASCRLALRGLPPVFHEVEWDLIMVDAPTGWTPESPGRMGAIYTAGMAARARTPGAGATEVFVHDVDRHVEDTFSKAFLCDGYLVEQVGRIRRFVIPSHRDKDGTPFCP; encoded by the coding sequence ATGTCGAGCCCCATGCATGTTCGCAAGGCGATCCACTTCGTCTCCATGAAGGCCAAGCTCCAGAGCTtcggcggcctccgcctcctcctcgtcggctgcctcgccgcgctgctgctgctgttcgcCGTCAGGACGCTGTCGTTCacgacgtcgtcggcgacggcgacggcggcgagggaggcggcggaggcgggctgCGGGAagctcccggcggcggtggcgcaggcgATGGTGCACTACGCGACGGCGAACGTGACGCCGCagcagacggcggcggagatcgGGGTGTCGCTGCGGGTGCTGCAGCGGCGGGCGCCGTGCAACTTCCTGGTGTTCGGCCTGGGCCTCGACAGCGCCATGTGGGCGGCGCTCAACCACGGCGGCCGCACCGTGTTCCTCGAGGAGGACGCGTCCTGGATCGCCTCCGTCAAGGCGGGCCACCCGGGGCTCGAGTCCTACCACGTCGCCTACGACACCCGCgtcaccgacgccgacgagctcatCGCCCTCCGCCACGAGCCGGCCTGCACGTCCCAgccggacctcgccgccgccgccgccgcgtcgtgccgCCTCGCCCTCCGCGGGCTCCCGCCGGTGTTCCACGAGGTGGAGTGGGACCTCATCATGGTGGACGCGCCGACGGGGTGGACGCCGGAGTCGCCGGGGAGGATGGGGGCGATCTACACCGCGGGCATGGCGGCGCGCGCCAGGACGCCCGGGGCGGGCGCCACCGAGGTGTTCGTCCACGACGTCGACCGCCACGTCGAGGACACCTTCTCCAAGGCGTTCCTCTGCGACGGCTACCTCGTCGAGCAGGTGGGGCGCATCCGCCGCTTCGTCATCCCCAGCCACCGCGACAAGGACGGCACGCCGTTCTGCCCTTGA